In the Candidatus Dechloromonas phosphoritropha genome, GGTGTGTGGCGCAGATGATGCGCACATCGACCGCTTCCTCGGTCGCCACGCCGACCTTGCGCACCCGCTTTTCCTGAATCGCCCGCAGCAGCTTGACCTGCATGGCCAGCGGCAGATCGGCGACCTCGTCGAGAAACAGCGTCCCGCCGCTGGCCGCCTGGAAAAAGCCATCACGATCGCTGTCGGCACCGGTAAAGGCACCCTTGCGGTGACCGAAGAATTCACTCTCCATCAGGTTTTCGGGGATGGCGCCGCAGTTGACCGGAACGAAGGGGCCACCACTGCGCGCACTGCGGGTGTGGATCAGGCGAGCAGCGAGTTCCTTGCCGCTACCCGATTCCCCGGTGACATAGATGGGCGCCTGACTGCGCGCCAGTTTCTCGATCAACGCCCGCACCTGCAGCATCGCCGACGATTCGCCGGTCAGCGATTGCAGCGGACTTTCCCGGCCTTCACCATCCGACACGCGCAGCGCCGACTTGACCAGGGCGCGCAACTGTTCAAGACCGACCGGTTTGGCCAGATAATCGAAGGCGCCGGCCTTGAGAGCCGCGACCGCGTTCTCGGTACTACCGAAAGCGGTGATCACCGCCACCGGCATCTGCGCATGATGTTCGGTGATATAGCGGACGACATCGAGTCCGTTGCCGTCGGGCAGTCGCATGTCGGTCAGGCACAACTGGAAATCTCCGTCGGCAAGACAGGCCCGAGCCTCGCCGACCGTACCGACGCAGGCGGCCGCCAAGCCCATCCGCGACAGGGTGAGGTCGATCAGTTCGCGGATATCAGGCTCGTCATCGATGACGAGAACCCGGTTCAACGCCCCCCGGGGGCGCCGTTCGCTTCGGGCAACAGACATGTGTCGCTTCTCCCAACAATGATGAAATGGCCATGACCGGGATCGGAAGCCAGGTCAAGCGTGGCCCCGTTCGCAGCGCACAACTCGCGGGCAATGAAAAGACCGAGCCCTGTCCCGAGATGGTGAGTCGTGAAGAATGGCTCGAAAATCTGTGCCCTTGCCTCATCCGGCACCCCGCCCCCGTCGTCGATCACATGCAGTTCGACCATCCCGGCACCGGCGTTTGTCCGCAGGCGCACGCTGCCGGGAGCGCCGCTGGCATGGCGGACAGCATTGGCGAGCAGGTTCCACAATACTTGGTGCAGGTGGGTTCTGTCGAAGCAGAGCGCGGCCTCACCCTCGGTTTCGAACGCAATGATATCCGGCGCGACACCCTTAACGCCTGCGAAGCCCTCGACGAACTGGGCACAGAAATGTCGCAGC is a window encoding:
- a CDS encoding sigma-54-dependent Fis family transcriptional regulator, which encodes MSVARSERRPRGALNRVLVIDDEPDIRELIDLTLSRMGLAAACVGTVGEARACLADGDFQLCLTDMRLPDGNGLDVVRYITEHHAQMPVAVITAFGSTENAVAALKAGAFDYLAKPVGLEQLRALVKSALRVSDGEGRESPLQSLTGESSAMLQVRALIEKLARSQAPIYVTGESGSGKELAARLIHTRSARSGGPFVPVNCGAIPENLMESEFFGHRKGAFTGADSDRDGFFQAASGGTLFLDEVADLPLAMQVKLLRAIQEKRVRKVGVATEEAVDVRIICATHRSLREGVERGSFRQDLYYRLNVIELRMPSLRERVEDIPVLVDSLLKKLCGGTVPRISAAALRALADYPFPGNVRELENVLERAMALCSGETIETGDLHLAPDDMGGEASGRGSETLDDYLNRLERQAILEALQKTEGNRTAAARLLGVTFRSLRYRLERLGIE